Proteins found in one Planococcus citri chromosome 2, ihPlaCitr1.1, whole genome shotgun sequence genomic segment:
- the L gene encoding zinc finger protein 423 homolog isoform X1, which yields MSRRKQAKPRLWKREEEEEEDENLEQISINTTCESGSLNCKEEASDLEDEDRIPFVAVSTTQPKTENVGLESGEENDLKEDNCTEDNFEHYSREYLSRNSELKNDDQFEQYLQDDENSLDSDTLGTEGGSSWVSEDHTTSPGSSCPTPNSTTEVADSELSFTVGVTEGTPHACRFCDKAFPRNSYLRRHEQTHTDCMPFQCQYCNTLFKHKRSRDRHIKIHTGEKKYKCSKCDAGYTRSDHLKIHLKTHDNRKPFQCTLCNRGYGTAAALTSHMQNHKRSNEISSQPAPAGSIKCHKCSETFREPEELQNHMNLHQSPENVHNSNNKSSKNSYPTILICPYCRKDNFSTMEALQSHVQSAHKSIFNGDLQREISNLKLRSPAPTPSQLNSSSPLNVTQSFNSLPSYYCDQCTMKFSSLQALQKHTSAVHGFSANTYNNLKYLMSPEMYNNGKLYCMFCAMQFLTPAAYAEHYIIFHGPYHPQLMALTPPEQMKPTDLSKKTSPVKRPNIDEHRASPRKKSKVNENSILNSNNHRYGYPGPLLCNQCSAAFTDFESFRAHIKLHIEETSGGLLGGASPMERKRASAEFTCPHCRSVFSSNEEISQHIVTHFLASSVEYSCENCQKSYDKGDDLQKHLMEVHAHHLYSCSICNEVFDSKMAIQVHFTIRHSNEAKVYRCTGCSSSNAAFHSEMEFANHVKTMHTNNSPLLAAFATHHHNTQMLRCFICHMTFPTELEMQLHLPTHGKQFQCTLCPQSFHIEYLLDKHMQNDHSTPQINGSLENCLDSNNKESSPILSPNNRFDNQMKKNEGSESKSNFICCDICEKCDFSNDNELLNHKKLFHHKLLSPVKHESSENSEDRLKLSQKHKSNSSSSSPTIRCDNKKMESFNGDSNGSNLTCCEICEKRDFANEAELMSHKKLIHNVKLSPHGKVSLNCAYCKENCKSRSDLENHMKTHSQNSTSSGKHKCIICDEMCPTAAVLAEHKLTHCKVLSGKTCMQCKGSITTEEQFFSHIQQHSSPQNGTNNNNNSSQNSLVLPTFCVICRQTLSSEMEARMHARFHLHQSADLVPCSVCFHMSERQDLIAGICKECYQRHGKSSPFRCPECHMKFDNGPAIEIHLATVHRKSYQCIKCQVSFDNEKEIQHHVASHVMIDGLNGHECRLCRLVLPSPVQLQAHLIEHTFAGCATFTCYLCSSVFTTAQGLQTHILEHGLAARPYDCSRCKQKFFFTSELEHHSYVHLEEMALSEGHGYFYGQEKNLLKDKSANIPYINHSISLAENLYNNNKEPGNKYHCTECGIDFPHANDLYDHKNRAHNNQNDRYVQNGEHKRKRETPNPTEANRVKYEEQNDNVDVDEKMDAKQNDCESEDEQIDVVTTKTEEQAENIEKNDKQ from the exons ATACACTGGGGACAGAAGGCGGCTCATCTTGGGTCTCCGAGGACCACACGACGTCTCCTGGAAGTTCGTGCCCGACGCCGAATTCCACCACGGAGGTCGCGGATTCCGAATTATCATTTACGGTAGGCGTTACCGAAGGTACTCCACACGCTTGCCGTTTCTGCGATAAAGCATTTCCTCGGAACAGTTACCTCAGACGACATGAACAG ACTCATACCGATTGTATGCCTTTCCAATGCCAATATTGTAATACGCTGTTTAAACATAAACGAAGTCGGGATCGTcatataaaaatacataccGGAGAAAAGAAGTATAAATGTTCGAAATGTGATGCCGGATATACCAGAAG cgatcatttgaaaattcatttgaaaacacATGACAATCGAAAGCCATTCCAATGTACTCTCTGCAATCGAGGCTACGGTACTGCTGCGGCTCTCACGTCGCATATGCAGAATCACAAACGATCGAACGAAATTTCATCTCAACCAGCACCAGCCGGTAGCATCAAATGTCACAAATGCTCGGAAACGTTCAGAGAACCGGAAGAGTTACAA AATCACATGAATTTGCACCAGTCGCCGGAAAATGTACACAATTCCAATAACAAATCGTCCAAGAATTCGTACCCAACCATTCTAATATGTCCTTATTGTCGCAAAGATAATTTCTCAACAATGGAAGCTCTACAATCTCACGTGCAATCGGCTCACA AATCAATTTTCAACGGAGACTTGCAACGCGAgatctcaaatttgaaactaAGATCTCCGGCTCCGACGCCCAGCCAATTAAATTCGTCTTCGCCTTTAAACGTAACGCAGTCTTTCAATTCATTACCGTCCTACTATTGCGATCAATGCACGATGAAGTTTTCATCGTTACAAGCCCTTCAAAAACATACGTCTGCGGTGCATGGTTTCTCCGCCAACACCTACAACAACCTCAAGTACTTGATGTCACCTGAGATGTACAATAATGGCAAATTGTACTGCATGTTTTGCGCTATGCAGTTCTTGACGCCTGCCGCGTACGCCGAGCATTATATCATATTTCACGGTCCGTATCATCCGCAATTAATGGCGTTAACTCCGCCGGAACAAATGAAACCGACTGATTTATCAAAGAAAACGTCTCCCGTCAAACGTCCCAATATCGATGAGCATCGAGCTTCGCCTCGTAAGAAGAGTAAAGTCAAtgaaaactcgattttgaaTTCTAATAAT CACCGATACGGTTATCCGGGCCCATTACTATGCAATCAATGTAGCGCCGCATTCACCGATTTCGAATCGTTCCGGGCTCATATCAAATTACACATCGAAGAAACCAGCGGAGGCCTGCTAGGAGGAGCTTCTCCAATGGAGCGTAAACGTGCATCGGCCGAATTCACGTGCCCTCATTGCCGATCAGTGTTCTCATCTAATGAAGAAATAAGTCAGCACATCGTGACGCATTTTTTAGCCTCCAGTGTCGAATACAGTtgcgaaaattgccaaaaatcgtaCGATAAAGGCGACGATTTGCAAAAGCATTTAATGGAGGTACACGCGCATCACTTGTACAGTTGCTCCATTTGTAACGAGGTGTTCGACTCAAAAATGGCGATACAG GTTCATTTCACCATTAGACATAGTAACGAAGCCAAAGTTTATCGGTGTACTGGGTGCTCATCGTCTAACGCTGCCTTTCATTCGGAGATGGAGTTTGCGAATCATGTGAAAACAATGCATACCAATAATTCGCCGTTGTTGGCTGCGTTTGCGACTCATCATCAT AATACTCAAATGCTGAGATGCTTCATTTGCCACATGACTTTTCCGACCGAATTAGAAATGCAGTTACATTTACCAACCCATGGTAAACAGTTCCAATGTACGTTGTGTCCACAATCGTTCCACATCGAGTATTTATTGGATAAACATATGCAGAATGATCATAGTACTCCg CAAATCAATGGATCATTAGAAAACTGCTTGGATTCGAACAACAAAGAATCATCGCCCATTCTATCGCCGAATAACCGTTTCGACaatcaaatgaaaaagaatGAGGGTTCTGAATCGAAAAGCAACTTCATCTGCTGtgatatttgtgaaaaatgtgacttttccAATGATAACGAATTACTCAATCACAAAAAACTATTCCACCATAAACTGTTGTCTCCTGTAAAG CatgaaagttcagaaaattcAGAAGACAGATTAAAATTGTCTCAAAAGCATAAATCCAATTCGTCGTCGTCTTCACCAACGATTCGATGCGACAATAAAAAAATGGAGTCTTTTAATGGCGATTCGAACGGCAGTAATTTGACATGCTGCGAAATTTGCGAAAAACGCGATTTTGCAAACGAAGCTGAGTTGATgtctcataaaaaattgatccataATGTGAAATTATCTCCTCATGGCAAG gtaagcTTGAACTGCGCATACTGTAAAGAAAACTGTAAATCGAGATCAGATTTGGAAAACCATATGAAAACACATTCTCAGAACTCCACTTCGTCTGGAAAACATAAATGTATAATCTGTGATGAAATGTGTCCAACAGCTGCCGTTTTAGCTGAACACAAACTTACCCATTGCAAG GTGCTATCGGGGAAAACATGCATGCAATGTAAAGGTTCGATTACAACAGAAGAGCAATTCTTTTCGCACATCCAGCAGCACAGCTCGCCCCAAAACGGAACGAATAACAATAACAACTCGTCCCAGAACTCATTGGTTTTACCAACATTTTGTGTAATTTGTCGGCAAACTTTATCATCGGAGATGGAAGCTCGAATGCATGCCAGATTCCATTTACACCAATCTGCTGATTTGGTACCATGCTCTGTATGCTTCCATATGTCCGAAAGGCAAGATTTGATCGCCGGAATTTGCAAAGAATGTTATCAAAGGCATGGAAAATCGTCACCTTTTAGATGTCCGGAGTGTCATATGAAATTTGATAACGGTCCAGCGATTGAAATCCATTTGGCAACAGTGCACAGGAAAAGTTACCAGTGCATCAAATGCCAA GTGAGCTTCGATAACGAGAAAGAAATCCAACACCACGTCGCTTCTCATGTAATGATCGACGGTCTGAATGGTCACGAATGTCGACTTTGTCGGTTAGTATTGCCTTCACCGGTGCAATTACAAGCTCATCTAATCGAGCATACATTCGCTGGCTGCGCTACATTCACTTGCTATTTGTGCAGTTCTGTGTTTACTACTGCTCAAGGCTTACAAACGCATATTCTAGAGCATGGTTTAGCTGCTAGACCCTACGATTGCTCCAGATGTAAACAGAAATTCTTCTTTACTTCCGAATTAGAACACCATAGCTATGTGCATTTGGAGGAAATGGCTCTAAGTGAAG gtcaCGGATATTTTTACGGTCAAGAGAAGAACTTACTGAAGGATAAATCTGCAAATATTCCATACATTAATCATTCCATCTCATTGGCCGAGAATTTATACAATAATAACAAAGAACCAGGCAACAAATACCACTGTACCGAATGCGGTATTGATTTTCCTCACGCCAATGATCTGTACGATCACAAAAATCGCGCTCACAATAACCAGAACGATAGATACGTTCAAAATGGCGAACACAAGCGTAAACGAGAAACTCCGAATCCTACAGAAGCCAATAGAGTAAAGTATGAAGAGCAAAATGATAACGTAGATGTAGACGAAAAGATGGATGCTAAACAGAATGACTGCGAATCAGAAGACGAACAAATCGATGTTGTTACTACAAAGACTGAAGAACAagctgaaaatattgaaaaaaatgacaaacaaTAA
- the L gene encoding zinc finger protein 423 homolog isoform X2, which produces MSRRKQAKPRLWKREEEEEEDENLEQISINTTCESGSLNCKEEASDLEDEDRIPFVAVSTTQPKTENVGLESGEENDLKEDNCTEDNFEHYSREYLSRNSELKNDDQFEQYLQDDENSLDSDTLGTEGGSSWVSEDHTTSPGSSCPTPNSTTEVADSELSFTVGVTEGTPHACRFCDKAFPRNSYLRRHEQTHTDCMPFQCQYCNTLFKHKRSRDRHIKIHTGEKKYKCSKCDAGYTRSDHLKIHLKTHDNRKPFQCTLCNRGYGTAAALTSHMQNHKRSNEISSQPAPAGSIKCHKCSETFREPEELQNHMNLHQSPENVHNSNNKSSKNSYPTILICPYCRKDNFSTMEALQSHVQSAHKSIFNGDLQREISNLKLRSPAPTPSQLNSSSPLNVTQSFNSLPSYYCDQCTMKFSSLQALQKHTSAVHGFSANTYNNLKYLMSPEMYNNGKLYCMFCAMQFLTPAAYAEHYIIFHGPYHPQLMALTPPEQMKPTDLSKKTSPVKRPNIDEHRASPRKKSKVNENSILNSNNHRYGYPGPLLCNQCSAAFTDFESFRAHIKLHIEETSGGLLGGASPMERKRASAEFTCPHCRSVFSSNEEISQHIVTHFLASSVEYSCENCQKSYDKGDDLQKHLMEVHAHHLYSCSICNEVFDSKMAIQVHFTIRHSNEAKVYRCTGCSSSNAAFHSEMEFANHVKTMHTNNSPLLAAFATHHHNTQMLRCFICHMTFPTELEMQLHLPTHGKQFQCTLCPQSFHIEYLLDKHMQNDHSTPQINGSLENCLDSNNKESSPILSPNNRFDNQMKKNEGSESKSNFICCDICEKCDFSNDNELLNHKKLFHHKLLSPVKHESSENSEDRLKLSQKHKSNSSSSSPTIRCDNKKMESFNGDSNGSNLTCCEICEKRDFANEAELMSHKKLIHNVKLSPHGKVSLNCAYCKENCKSRSDLENHMKTHSQNSTSSGKHKCIICDEMCPTAAVLAEHKLTHCKVLSGKTCMQCKGSITTEEQFFSHIQQHSSPQNGTNNNNNSSQNSLVLPTFCVICRQTLSSEMEARMHARFHLHQSADLVPCSVCFHMSERQDLIAGICKECYQRHGKSSPFRCPECHMKFDNGPAIEIHLATVHRKSYQCIKCQVSFDNEKEIQHHVASHVMIDGLNGHECRLCRSVFTTAQGLQTHILEHGLAARPYDCSRCKQKFFFTSELEHHSYVHLEEMALSEGHGYFYGQEKNLLKDKSANIPYINHSISLAENLYNNNKEPGNKYHCTECGIDFPHANDLYDHKNRAHNNQNDRYVQNGEHKRKRETPNPTEANRVKYEEQNDNVDVDEKMDAKQNDCESEDEQIDVVTTKTEEQAENIEKNDKQ; this is translated from the exons ATACACTGGGGACAGAAGGCGGCTCATCTTGGGTCTCCGAGGACCACACGACGTCTCCTGGAAGTTCGTGCCCGACGCCGAATTCCACCACGGAGGTCGCGGATTCCGAATTATCATTTACGGTAGGCGTTACCGAAGGTACTCCACACGCTTGCCGTTTCTGCGATAAAGCATTTCCTCGGAACAGTTACCTCAGACGACATGAACAG ACTCATACCGATTGTATGCCTTTCCAATGCCAATATTGTAATACGCTGTTTAAACATAAACGAAGTCGGGATCGTcatataaaaatacataccGGAGAAAAGAAGTATAAATGTTCGAAATGTGATGCCGGATATACCAGAAG cgatcatttgaaaattcatttgaaaacacATGACAATCGAAAGCCATTCCAATGTACTCTCTGCAATCGAGGCTACGGTACTGCTGCGGCTCTCACGTCGCATATGCAGAATCACAAACGATCGAACGAAATTTCATCTCAACCAGCACCAGCCGGTAGCATCAAATGTCACAAATGCTCGGAAACGTTCAGAGAACCGGAAGAGTTACAA AATCACATGAATTTGCACCAGTCGCCGGAAAATGTACACAATTCCAATAACAAATCGTCCAAGAATTCGTACCCAACCATTCTAATATGTCCTTATTGTCGCAAAGATAATTTCTCAACAATGGAAGCTCTACAATCTCACGTGCAATCGGCTCACA AATCAATTTTCAACGGAGACTTGCAACGCGAgatctcaaatttgaaactaAGATCTCCGGCTCCGACGCCCAGCCAATTAAATTCGTCTTCGCCTTTAAACGTAACGCAGTCTTTCAATTCATTACCGTCCTACTATTGCGATCAATGCACGATGAAGTTTTCATCGTTACAAGCCCTTCAAAAACATACGTCTGCGGTGCATGGTTTCTCCGCCAACACCTACAACAACCTCAAGTACTTGATGTCACCTGAGATGTACAATAATGGCAAATTGTACTGCATGTTTTGCGCTATGCAGTTCTTGACGCCTGCCGCGTACGCCGAGCATTATATCATATTTCACGGTCCGTATCATCCGCAATTAATGGCGTTAACTCCGCCGGAACAAATGAAACCGACTGATTTATCAAAGAAAACGTCTCCCGTCAAACGTCCCAATATCGATGAGCATCGAGCTTCGCCTCGTAAGAAGAGTAAAGTCAAtgaaaactcgattttgaaTTCTAATAAT CACCGATACGGTTATCCGGGCCCATTACTATGCAATCAATGTAGCGCCGCATTCACCGATTTCGAATCGTTCCGGGCTCATATCAAATTACACATCGAAGAAACCAGCGGAGGCCTGCTAGGAGGAGCTTCTCCAATGGAGCGTAAACGTGCATCGGCCGAATTCACGTGCCCTCATTGCCGATCAGTGTTCTCATCTAATGAAGAAATAAGTCAGCACATCGTGACGCATTTTTTAGCCTCCAGTGTCGAATACAGTtgcgaaaattgccaaaaatcgtaCGATAAAGGCGACGATTTGCAAAAGCATTTAATGGAGGTACACGCGCATCACTTGTACAGTTGCTCCATTTGTAACGAGGTGTTCGACTCAAAAATGGCGATACAG GTTCATTTCACCATTAGACATAGTAACGAAGCCAAAGTTTATCGGTGTACTGGGTGCTCATCGTCTAACGCTGCCTTTCATTCGGAGATGGAGTTTGCGAATCATGTGAAAACAATGCATACCAATAATTCGCCGTTGTTGGCTGCGTTTGCGACTCATCATCAT AATACTCAAATGCTGAGATGCTTCATTTGCCACATGACTTTTCCGACCGAATTAGAAATGCAGTTACATTTACCAACCCATGGTAAACAGTTCCAATGTACGTTGTGTCCACAATCGTTCCACATCGAGTATTTATTGGATAAACATATGCAGAATGATCATAGTACTCCg CAAATCAATGGATCATTAGAAAACTGCTTGGATTCGAACAACAAAGAATCATCGCCCATTCTATCGCCGAATAACCGTTTCGACaatcaaatgaaaaagaatGAGGGTTCTGAATCGAAAAGCAACTTCATCTGCTGtgatatttgtgaaaaatgtgacttttccAATGATAACGAATTACTCAATCACAAAAAACTATTCCACCATAAACTGTTGTCTCCTGTAAAG CatgaaagttcagaaaattcAGAAGACAGATTAAAATTGTCTCAAAAGCATAAATCCAATTCGTCGTCGTCTTCACCAACGATTCGATGCGACAATAAAAAAATGGAGTCTTTTAATGGCGATTCGAACGGCAGTAATTTGACATGCTGCGAAATTTGCGAAAAACGCGATTTTGCAAACGAAGCTGAGTTGATgtctcataaaaaattgatccataATGTGAAATTATCTCCTCATGGCAAG gtaagcTTGAACTGCGCATACTGTAAAGAAAACTGTAAATCGAGATCAGATTTGGAAAACCATATGAAAACACATTCTCAGAACTCCACTTCGTCTGGAAAACATAAATGTATAATCTGTGATGAAATGTGTCCAACAGCTGCCGTTTTAGCTGAACACAAACTTACCCATTGCAAG GTGCTATCGGGGAAAACATGCATGCAATGTAAAGGTTCGATTACAACAGAAGAGCAATTCTTTTCGCACATCCAGCAGCACAGCTCGCCCCAAAACGGAACGAATAACAATAACAACTCGTCCCAGAACTCATTGGTTTTACCAACATTTTGTGTAATTTGTCGGCAAACTTTATCATCGGAGATGGAAGCTCGAATGCATGCCAGATTCCATTTACACCAATCTGCTGATTTGGTACCATGCTCTGTATGCTTCCATATGTCCGAAAGGCAAGATTTGATCGCCGGAATTTGCAAAGAATGTTATCAAAGGCATGGAAAATCGTCACCTTTTAGATGTCCGGAGTGTCATATGAAATTTGATAACGGTCCAGCGATTGAAATCCATTTGGCAACAGTGCACAGGAAAAGTTACCAGTGCATCAAATGCCAA GTGAGCTTCGATAACGAGAAAGAAATCCAACACCACGTCGCTTCTCATGTAATGATCGACGGTCTGAATGGTCACGAATGTCGACTTTGTCG TTCTGTGTTTACTACTGCTCAAGGCTTACAAACGCATATTCTAGAGCATGGTTTAGCTGCTAGACCCTACGATTGCTCCAGATGTAAACAGAAATTCTTCTTTACTTCCGAATTAGAACACCATAGCTATGTGCATTTGGAGGAAATGGCTCTAAGTGAAG gtcaCGGATATTTTTACGGTCAAGAGAAGAACTTACTGAAGGATAAATCTGCAAATATTCCATACATTAATCATTCCATCTCATTGGCCGAGAATTTATACAATAATAACAAAGAACCAGGCAACAAATACCACTGTACCGAATGCGGTATTGATTTTCCTCACGCCAATGATCTGTACGATCACAAAAATCGCGCTCACAATAACCAGAACGATAGATACGTTCAAAATGGCGAACACAAGCGTAAACGAGAAACTCCGAATCCTACAGAAGCCAATAGAGTAAAGTATGAAGAGCAAAATGATAACGTAGATGTAGACGAAAAGATGGATGCTAAACAGAATGACTGCGAATCAGAAGACGAACAAATCGATGTTGTTACTACAAAGACTGAAGAACAagctgaaaatattgaaaaaaatgacaaacaaTAA